CCACTGTCTAGATCTGCTGGAAAATTCAGCAGTGTCATCTTTTGCTGATTCTGCGATTCAtggtcaaaatgaaaataaaaaagacaaacaacgAATTTGAAATATCATCTATAGAAAGCTCACTTTTTAATAGCAACTCGCGTTTTCAATCTCAAACTTCAGAATTGTATAAAATATTTATGTTCTTGATTGTCATGACGCAGTACACTAACAGGAATGTACTGTCATTATTATATCTTTCTTGCAGCTACTCTTAAAGACCAgctatatacagtatatatacatatatatgtatatatatatatatatatatatatatatataattacatatagtgtatatatatatatacatataagtgaccgtgcatcacaaaatgaacaaaaagtcgcacgcactgattttatgtgagagcggaaaataggtgaaataggtcaacctagccaatcttgactttttcatattttctgaaagagcaaatcttcttctacatcatacttaagtttgggatcattaaacgaaaaggaaattgggttatcagcagtttttctggaacactTTTTAGTGGAATAGTGTCATCAAGTGTTTCTCTcagagtcctcttttcatttcttaaaaaccctgtccgtgctcatcactttcaactccaataactttagaagggctaaagctactgctttgaaagctgGCATTTATCATCAACAGAATATGTTAATATGGCATGCGCAATTTCGGCTTAATCtgttaatcccttcattgttgttgccctGGTAGTTATCATCCTgttatttgttccattcattgcacagctcgggcggcttggtaaagattaaacgcttgaatagaccctgttctTCAGAGCCTATTTTCTTAGTTCACACTTATCTAGtctgtgtactttctttccaatatttagattggTTTAATAGGAGAGTCCGTTTggattgagttatatatcattttaaagcttaaagtctgctctttcagaatatggtcttaactaaaaattcatatctggcgactttttgtttattttgacatgcagggtcacatatatatatatatatatatatatatatatatatacatatatatatatatatatatatatatatatatatatagacatatgtaattatatataatataagtaCAGagtgtattcaagcgcttaatctttaccaaacagtgctagctgtgcgatgaaagggacaaaacatagGATgcaaaccactggagcaacaacaataaagggattgtcaaattaagctgaaattgagcatgttctatcaacacaatctgttcataattaatgccaactctcaaagcagtagcattatcctttcaaaagttattagacttaaaATGGAAGAGTGTGCTAttgatttcaaaaatgaaaaggggcctctaaaaCATACCCGAACATTCTACTCTCCCcgaaaaaggggttgtagaaaaactgctgaaaacacactttgtcattcatgattatgatcccaaattaaaGCATAAtaaagaaggatagctctttcagaaaatatgaaaaagtcaagattgactcggttgacccatttcacctttttgagccctcacgtaaaatcaagggatgcgactttttgtctgtttttgatgcacggtcacacacacacacacacacacacacacatatatatattgttatatatgtatatatatatatatatatatatatatatatatatatatgttgattagGTAATCCACGTGTTgacaagataaaaagataagtaacaaaactggaacaaagttcatgctgtatcaccaacggtttatttctgcacacaaattttcgagcgtctcgccgccctttctcaagtgttgatactgagagaacaataacaaaattaagccataacaataacatgttgCAACCGTGTTGCCAAGGATGGGCGCTTTAACGCATCAATGCTAGGCATCCTATGCAACCAGCGCGCATCCTGGCAACAGTGCAATGTTACGTCATAAGGAAATGACAATGAGTATAAAGCATACATAAAATAACCTGGCACGACTGATACAGAATCTGAGACTAGCATGACTATAAAATACGTGAAAatcaattatttgtaattaaaCAGATACGTCACAATACGTCTCagagtgaaaacaaaacaaaactggttCCAAGTAAAAAGAGAGCGTGCTTTTGTATATACAGCAttatattactcaagttatagTGATAGGACCCATTgcattttcgagcgtctcgccgccctttctcaagtgttgatactgagagaacaataacaaaattaagccaTAACATTGCAACCGTGTTGCCAAGGATGCGCGCTTTAACGCATCAATGCTAGGCATCCTATGCAACCAGCGCGCATCCTGGCAACAGTGCAATGTTACGTCATAAGGAAATGACAATGAGTATAAAGCATACATAAAATAATCTGGCACGACTGATACAGAATCTGAGACTAGCATGACTATGAAATACGTGAAAatcaattatttgtaattaaaCAGATACGTCACAATACGTCTCagagtgaaaacaaaacaaaactggttCCAAGTAAAAAGAGAGAGTGCTTTTGTATATTCAGCAttatattactcaagttatagTGATGGGACCCATTGCAGCGGGGTAAACGGGGGAATATACAACAGTAAGGGGCGCACCTACTTGTAAAAAGTGTAGTTCGTGAGCCATGATAGATCTATGTTCATGCCCTGTCCCTGGAAGCTCCTTGTGCGGATGATTGTGTTTAGTTCTTTCATGTGTCTTTCTTCAAAGGCTTCCATGTCCTTGTATAAAATGCAACATTGCAGATCTGTTAgtgtgtgatttgttttgttgaaatgttgTGCGACGGGATGTTGTGTTTGACTTCTGACTATGGTGCTTTTGTGGTTGTTGAATCGTTTCCTGGAGTTTGTTGTTTCTCCCATGTAGACAGCCAGGGGACATTGCTTGCATGTAAGGCTGTACACTACGTTCTTGCTGTTGCAGTCCCGTGACGTCGGGCGGAGGGTGTGGCCGGATCCAAGTTTGATATCTGTATCTGTGATTAGGTGATCGCATATCTGACATCGATTGTTTCCACATTTATGATTTCCAGTTGGTCTGATTGTTTTGTTGACTTGTGATCGTGTAAGCAAACTTTTCAGGTTGCGTGGCTGTCGTTGTGCATGTAGGGGATGTGCTGTTACCTCGGGGGCTAGTGATTGGACTTGTTTGAGTGTTGGCCATTCTTTCCTAACTTCCTTCATGAACTGTTGTGTTGTGGGATGATATGTTGTTACAAAAACTTTGCGTGTGTGCGAGTCTTTGGGTTTGAGATTATCGTGATGTAGTAAGGATGAGCGTCTTTTTGCTATCGCGCGGTCCCTCCCTGCTTGCACAATGTCTAACGGGTACCCCGCTGCAACGAATTTTTGCCCCAGCTTCAAAGACGCATCCAGAAATTCCTTGTGATCAGAAATGATTCGTCTGTAGCGGAGCATTTGACTGTACACAATTGACCTCTTAGTATGATTAGGATGGAAGCTGTTGTACTTAAGAtacgtctgtctgtctgtaggTTCGTGGTAAACAGACGTGTTCAGCTTCCCTCCTTCTTTGCGGATAGTCACATCAAGAAAGTGTACTTCTCACCTAGAGCTGTCCATAGTAAATTTGATGTCGGGGTGAGCCATGTTGAGCTTGGAGTGGAACTCCGACAGCTGTTCGTCAGTATGGGGCCAAATGAGAAAAATGTCGTCGATGTAGCGGACGAACATGCTAGGTTTTAGAGTTTCTTTCGAGAGGAATTCTTCCTCGAGTACGGCCATAAACATACTGGCATATGCTGGCGCAAATTTTGTACCCATGGCAGTATCCTGAGTTTGTAGAAAGTATTCATCAtcaaatgtgaagtaattatgttTCAAGATGAACTGGGCAAGACAACAAATGTCTTCTATGGGCATGTCAGAAGAAGGGTCGTGTTTGGTCAAAAATCTACGCAGTGCATTAACCCCATCGGAGTGAGGTATGTTTGTGTACAGACTGACGACATCCAAAGTGACTAGAGTGCAATTTGGAGGAAGCTGAATGTTGTCGAGTCTATTGAGAAAATCATTGGTATCTTTTACATAGCTCTCGATGTTATGTAAGACCCCTTGTAGATACTTATCAATGAAAGCTGACATCGGTTCAGTAGGTGAACCCACACTGGAAACAATCGGCCGTCCTGGCGGAATGATCTTATGTTTTCTCAATAACTCAGTAATTTCGGAAGTTTCCAAAAACTTTGACATTGTGCAAGCAGGGAGGGACCGCGCGATAGCAAAAAGACGCTCATCCTTACTACATCACGATAATCTCAAACCCAAAGACTCGCACACACGCAAAGTTTTTGTAACAACATCCCACAACACAGCAGTTCATGAAGGAAGTTAGGAAAGAATGGCCAACACTCAAACAAGTCCAATCACTAGCCCCCGAGGTAACAGCACATCCCCTACATGCACAACGACAGCCACGCAACCTGAGAAGTTTGCTTACACGATCACAAGTCAACAAAACAATCAGACCAACTGGAAATCATAAATGTGGAAACAATCGATGTCAGCTATGCCATCACCTAATCACAGATACAGATATCAAACCACACCCTCCGTCCGACGTCAGGGGACTGCAGCAGCAAGAACGTAGTGTACAGCCTTACATGCAAGCAATGTCCCCTGGCTGTCTACATGGGAGAAACAACAAACTTCAGGAAACGATTCAACAACCACAAAAGCACCATAATCAGAAGTCAAACACAACATCCCGTCGCAcaacatttcaacaaaacaaatcacacacTAACAGATCTGCAATGTTGCATTTTATACAAGGACATAGAAGCCTTTGAAGAAAGACACATGAAAGAACTAAACACAATCATCCGCACAAGGAGCTTCCAGGGACAGGGCATGAACATAGATCTATCATGGCTCACGGACTACACTTTTTACAAGTAGGTGCGCCGCTTACTGTTGTATGTTTACCCCGCTGCAATGGGTCCTATCActataacttgagtaatataaTGCTGAATATACAAAAGCACGCTCTCTTTTTACTTGGaaccagttttgttttgttttcactctGAGACGTATTGTGACGTATCTGtttaattacaaataattgattttcacatatttcataGTCATGCTAATCTCAGATTCTGTATCAGTCGTGCCAGGTTATTTTATGTATGCTTTATACTCATTGCCATTTCCTTATGACGTAACATTGCACTGTTGCCAGGATGCGCGCTGGTTGCATAGGATGCCTAGCATTGATACGTTAAAGCGCGCATCCTTGGCAACACGGTTGCAACATATTATTGTTAtggcttaattttgttattgttctctcagtatcaacacttgagaaagggcggcgagacgctcgaaaatttgtgtgcagaaataaaccgttggtgatgcagcatgaactttgttccagttttgttacttatataatgtatatatgtgaccgtgcacctcaaaacgaacataaagtcgcacacactgattttgcgtgaggactgaaaataagtgaaatgggttaacctagccgaacttgactttttcatattttctgaaagagcgggtcttcttttacattatgccaaaatttggtatcataaaacgggcaggaaagtgtgttttttttagcagtttatctcaaacatttttggtagaatagtgtgattaggtgtgtctttagaatccctttttcatttctgaaaaaccttgtccaccctcttcactttcaactctaataacttttgaaaggaaaaggctactgctttgaaagttggcatcaattgTGGACAGAATAGGTTAATGAaccatgtttaatttcagtttaatctgataatcccttcattgttgtttctctggtggtttacttcctgttttttgtcccattcatcgcacagccagcacggtttggtaaagattaagcgcttctaaatagacactgtacttcagagcctcttttctcagttcacacttttcatgagtttgtgctttctttccaatatttagataggttaggagagtccatttgatttgagttatacatcattttaaagcttaaagtctgctctttcagaatatggtcataactgaaaattcatgtctggcgactttttgttttgttttgaggtgcagggtcacatatatatatatatgggtcagaattttgaacgttgtacaattgagccaaaacaaggcaaaatttaaaaagtaagaaattctccaaattattcatcttacctgaaagagtataactcaagctttaatatgaacccaattatactaggattttcccagaggaacaagtttttattcaccgttGAAGTTTACCATGTCAAGAGCAgtgaacgtccgtgaggaaaagtactgcacatacacttgaataccatttaacatagtttgcaaagatctaattcagttcaaaatcctaacgaaatattttaagggacatgtgtacgtgcatgcagaatattaagcttgtactcttaacctgtacgtaatggtagacaactgatgatctAACTAAATTCGtcgtttctgttgaaatattgctcttccgctaaacactttctccactttacgcgcattttacagaaactcaatattttgacctcttatttcactatcccatactttaatcctcactcccaaataataacatacctttttaagatgtatctgatctaggcagtctctataacccaacaaacatagcataattgtcatcacggaggttcgcatgtagctcacggacgttcggaacaaacaagatgcaGCTCTCTtaagttggaaacgcattctactcacaacaaacagcaatttcatgtcgagaacaaactcctctgcaaaatcctgactagatattaccaattctcaattatataacatcttgtttatcttctcatactgaggaatcaaagaaaacaattttccatctctcgtaaatgaacgtacaaacgtacgtgtaatctcagtgacgtagtccatcctcgagaacgaatatatttatcaaaatttcgttatcatgaagtaaagattcaggtcctaaatttgttatctaaagtctacaatgcaaaattggCTTATAACGGACATGGTCACAGCCAAagttatgacaaagaattaacatagaaagacaacagaaatgtgctccgttatagaaatacgaagtttagctgaggagggcaaacgaatacaTTTGGAAGAAATCCGTctatgtttgctccttgtgttacacactgttaccgaggagaatttgcattagtagtcagaaatgatagaaggttcgatactgcgaagtttcgtcataacaagacaaaataagtccatataacttggatggatgtttgtgacttcgatattatacaatatggtttgttataacaaacattttgtatcgcgtcatttcggaggctcgttattcatacagtttgtcaatacgaaaattgatagGGTTCCtataattatgaagcttttttattcggtaaataataggaatctccgaaggttaatcgaaaggtttattaattggaacatgaaaaatcatgttcgcttatccaaatTTGGAGATacaagttaacaactaaaatcctccaaatttcaaaacctcataataaccgttttcacctaaacgaatatcaggccctttccacttttagaagaacggacctaaaaataatgatccttaacatttttttttcggactaacaaactttcggaataaggaCATTTTTAATAACAAATCTCCTTAATTaactacaaacttttttttttttcattttcggaataacaaacctttggacatcggagtaacgaatcttaggaagagCGAATATATCAACgtgcaaccttaaacctattcttaatcattactttttttaacatgtgttttcaaactaagcacaaaagcacaaacaaattgacgatctctctgtctcttaaatgtaaaatggaaaaaaaatcttggaaagaattaaaaatgaacattgcttttcattgatgagtgaaaaacaacaccatgtgatgataagcggaggatttgtttgttttcatcagacaataattgtatactgcattatttttgttcgcttgtgacggcatttcgatgaataaaaaacataaacaaacaaacgaaaacttctccagaggaatttggtacaacgggagtgcactggcaattcttttctcttgtgtgttggagctcgatcccttctctgtttctcagtcattttcattcaactgcttccacgtccttttgaaacttttccatttttcaattcaacacattcccattacagacttcttccgtcattatcctgcaTGTGATTAtatagcacttttcggatttgtttttgtttgttttgttttgtttctgttttctgttcGGTCGCACCATGTCcaggctattgagggaatgagagaaaaatcgtcatgaagagaaaaataagaatgaattaaggcatttaatatcatgacaattacagcgaacgtccgttatggagaccaaaactggatgtgttctgtttgagacggcagctaccatactcaaaagataaacacttggagcacctgtcactaaaaagtggcactgatcctctttctcctactatgtaatccattgatttattctaccaacgaacatccgtgaccaaaacgttttccttttgttattacaaGTACATTGAGTGCTGAAcattattcacttttgggtatgagaggcccggtgatttggtaatattttcaactaacattaactttgtgtgcagtgatatatttgtgattatcagaaatttcgtttctcggacagaacgtccgtgaccgaaactttcagaacctgtaacagtacaaattgtctccagaacctcattagaaacacatttaaatgcacagaaattacggattacacaaaatttcattttcctgtaactttgttttcagtgtttagctgtttttgtgtaattagagggaaaacaagcgtaaaattgtgagtaaattttcaactgtttgttcatcatgatcacataacgccttcaaaaattctgaaactactgctctaaactcattgtttactttgtaaaactttatttgtggcTATTGGAcctaaaagttttaaagaatactggacactttcgggacaagttatccctatcggagggattgcatacgtcacggacgttcgctggaattgtcacggacgttcgttctactgacagggtcatgttccaggacggataactaatcggcagagagtacctagccttcctaactctttcaaaaaatgtgaaaaggtattgtcaatgcaaatgataagaaatttgacatccttacaacatatgtattgctcagagggggatcaggaggtgaattttcagagaaaatattaattatttgcttggttttcggtgaattgcatggtccaaaaactgcggacaagcctcagtccgctccaaaaataacatgcagctcctcggctagagagacaaaggtaaaatgcaccttcgTCATCAAAacaagatggtgtcccactcgaaaacgttttaatcatcacggacgttctttttttctcggaggttcgtctaaaatataattttggttcctatttgacaaaggatggacataaacttaaaacaaacatattaccgtgtggctagatcttagttgattacgactcagaacaatatagccaataacgtttaatgggatacgatctttattagaaaagagcggaagcacgtccgtgacgaaaactcagtataattttgcataaaagaatattacgccccatgtacagccagcagacgtacaatttttgcaggatatgttcattaggtggaacaccaaattttcgtatacattacagttgggacaacaaagtagaatttgcagcagcgacaGAAATGAAAGCATCttggacgttcgtctgtttaggactttgatatttcaatcgTTCTCTGTGATTTAAAACGTGCTcctaaagttcttataattttgtggttcatacccatgatatgtcagaccCAGAACATGGTCacatattagatgccacgtacgctaaaaaatgcacatcattagtttgaaaaacaaaaaatattgtgaaaatagcgtttttaccgtatttttacgttttaagtccttgtcaaatgaaaaatatcaggcaaaagtcaaccaaaccatatatttcctgaaaggaaattttccaatctttgagatgacatgaaaaaatctggtttcttaggtcatcctggcgtgttctaagggaaagaatgtcataaggtgcgaaaattggcaattgtacatcgttcaaaattctcacccatatatatatatatatatatatatatatatatatatatatatatatatatgtacagggtgtataaaaataaatgttaccCTTTTGAAAAAATTGTCTAAATTACATGTCAAAATATTTGGGAGATTTTTTCATATGTATGGATGCCCAATAGTCTCATCTATTAAatgcaatcaacaaaacaaattttcgttcacgcttggctgaacactgacgctctttgtccagagtgtgAAAAAGGACTTGCGccaaaatgaaagaagatggaaaattcagCCAGCAAGCCAAATGAGTGCTcccattcaaacaaattgctcttttgCTTAAAgctttgattattttatgataGTCTGAGATTTTTTTGTCAGCTTTATggtaattttatttcatttctaaatcaaTCTGTGAGAATTAGAGTGTGTAATTACGTCAAGATCTTTAAAGCACAGTTTTCACAATACACGGACACGCCAATACCATATACTGCCAGTTATTCGTTAATGCGGTAGTGGTACCAAATTAATcaacattcaaatcattcatcccatcaatcaatcaatcaatcaatcaatcaatcaacccaTCAATACATCAACCGATATATCAGTTAGTCGGTCATTGAGTCGTTCAATCAATCAGTGAATCAATccaataattaattaatcacTTGTC
Above is a window of Diadema setosum chromosome 4, eeDiaSeto1, whole genome shotgun sequence DNA encoding:
- the LOC140227755 gene encoding uncharacterized protein, which translates into the protein MSAFIDKYLQGVLHNIESYVKDTNDFLNRLDNIQLPPNCTLVTLDVVSLYTNIPHSDGVNALRRFLTKHDPSSDMPIEDICCLAQFILKHNYFTFDDEYFLQTQDTAMGTKFAPAYASMFMAVLEEEFLSKETLKPSMFVRYIDDIFLIWPHTDEQLSEFHSKLNMAHPDIKFTMDSSR